The following proteins come from a genomic window of Diorhabda carinulata isolate Delta chromosome X, icDioCari1.1, whole genome shotgun sequence:
- the LOC130900570 gene encoding transcription factor HES-2-like has protein sequence MQNQNNVDDKKYRKPLMEKKRRARINDSLENLKQILLECDPQSVGKKSAKLEKADILEMTVSYLQTIRKTPAPNSYYQSTNYGNCSTNKYSSNSYVTVASKTGNVGQYCYGGSSNSSYYSKNQSTQKADKSGLWRPW, from the coding sequence ATGCAAAATCAAAATAACGTCGACgacaaaaaatacagaaaaccATTGATGGAGAAGAAAAGAAGAGCTAGAATAAACGACAGTctcgaaaatttgaaacaaatattattagAGTGCGATCCACAAAGTGTTGGAAAGAAAAGTGCTAAGCTGGAAAAGGCGGACATTCTGGAAATGACTGTAAGTTACCTTCAAACTATAAGAAAAACACCTGCTCCTAATAGTTATTATCAATCAACTAACTACGGGAATTGCTCAACGAATAAATACAGTAGCAACAGTTATGTAACTGTCGCCTCTAAAACCGGTAATGTCGGTCAATATTGCTACGGTGGTAGTTCGAATAGTTcgtattattcaaaaaatcaatctaCACAGAAAGCGGACAAAAGCGGATTGTGGAGACCTTGGTAA